Proteins found in one Zea mays cultivar B73 chromosome 1, Zm-B73-REFERENCE-NAM-5.0, whole genome shotgun sequence genomic segment:
- the LOC109942359 gene encoding protein ALP1-like: MDPAIARRRLIAKAVVLVAVMSAWLDAWLRHRLHARRSITYGPMHQRDQERQNNLRFIYESTDVECVDLLRMRRAPFMQLCDLFRTRQLLRDSIHSSVEEQVAMFLHVVGHNQRFRVVHMTFRRSIETISRYFREVLYAVGELRNEMILPPSTATPTKIRDSHRWYPYFKDCIGAIDGTHVLARVPRNQRVAFLGRKHTTTQNILAAVDFDLRFTYVLAGWEGSAHDALILADALEREDGLKVPQGKFYLVDAGYAVRPGFLPPYRATRYHLSEYGGRNPQNPKELFNLRHSSLRVTIERAFGALKNRFKILYNKPFHPYKTQVKLVLACCILHNWILRHGNDEHIPLEDTWAANQVHEGAPLDPVMDNAAWSATRDNWAQQMWQNRG, from the exons ATGGATCCTGCTATTGCACGTCGGCGGCTAATTGCAAAGGCCGTGGTCCTTGTAGCAGTTATGTCAGCCTGGTTGGATGCATGGTTGAGGCACCGACTGCATGCTAGGAGGTCTATCACTTATGGCCCAATGCACCAAAGAGACCAAGAGAGACAAAACAACCTGAGATTCATTTATGAATCCACTGATGTTGAGTGTGTTGACTTACTTAGGATGAGAAGGGCCCCTTTTATGCAGTTGTGTGACCTTTTTCGCACTAGGCAGCTATTGAGAGATAGCATTCATAGCTCAGTAGAGGAGCAGGTTGCCATGTTTTTACATGTGGTAGGTCATAATCAAAGGTTTAGAGTTGTACACATGACCTTTCGAAGGTCTATTGAGACCATCAGCAGATACTTCAGGGAAGTGTTGTATGCTGTTGGTGAACTGAGAAATGAAATGATCTTGCCACCTTCAACTGCTACACCAACCAAAATTAGAGATAGCCACAGATGGTACCCCTATTTCAAG GACTGTATTGGTGCCATTGATGGCACTCATGTGCTAGCAAGAGTTCCTAGAAATCAGAGAGTTGCCTTCCTTGGCAGGAAACACACCACAACACAGAACATCTTAGCTGCTGTAGACTTTGATCTAAGGTTTACATATGTTCTTGCTGGCTGGGAGGGATCAGCACATGATGCCCTTATCCTTGCTGATGCCCTTGAGAGAGAAGATGGTCTAAAAGTGCCCCAAG GTAAATTTTACCTTGTGGATGCTGGTTATGCTGTCAGGCCTGGGTTTTTACCCCCTTATCGTGCCACACGGTACCACTTGAGCGAATATGGGGGGAGGAATCCACAGAACCCAAAAGAGCTCTTCAACCTTAGACATTCATCACTAAGGGTGACAATAGAGAGGGCCTTTGGTGCTTTGAAGAACAGATTCAAAATATTATACAACAAACCTTTCCATCCATACAAGACACAAGTAAAGCTAGTTCTAGCCTGTTGTATCCTCCACAACTGGATTCTTCGTCATGGGAATGATGAACATATTCCACTAGAAGACACATGGGCTGCAAATCAAGTTCATGAGGGAGCTCCCCTTGACCCTGTCATGGACAATGCTGCCTGGTCTGCTACCAGGGACAATTGGGCTCAACAGATGTGGCAAAATAGGGGATAG
- the LOC111590614 gene encoding uncharacterized protein, giving the protein MSRFVLRRFVDLIGTGVRTDKGFKEIHLNSVAKNVSEFCGQEVTGQQVYNHLRKWRSRWVKVCKLKDISGALWDEDTFVISLEEGHYAAYIKDHPKDADYLNRPIENYMAMQIIFGSGVATGRFAMGSNEPLGKPSDIVDILDDGIEVTSEFVDASNLTGKGKTVDKGTPGDSIDTKPMSNLGKRKRYMTDEDVAVFNGMKEVVSDVVAAVRESIHAEAAPGIYNAVINCPGFSREALMYALNHMMEHKATSLVFLDMTPDDRDLWLKTFLAKHYHN; this is encoded by the exons ATGTCTAGGTTTGTTCTACGCCGTTTTGTTGACTTGATAGGTACTGGGGTTAGGACTGACAAGGGTTTTAAGGAAATCCACCTTAACTCTGTTGCTAAAAATGTCTCCGAGTTCTGTGGCCAAGAAGTAACAGGCCAGCAAGTGTACAATCACCTTCGTAAGTGGAGGTCTAGGTGGGTCAAAGTTTGCAAACTAAAGGACATTAGTGGCGCTCTTTGGGACGAGGATACCTTTGTCATAAGCTTAGAAGAGGGTCATTATGCTGCTTACATCAAG GATCACCCAAAAGATGCTGATTACCTCAATAGGCCCATAGAGAACTATATGGCTATGCAAATCATATTTGGAAGTGGGGTTGCCACTGGTAGGTTTGCAATGGGTTCAAATGAGCCTTTGGGCAAGCCAAGTGACATTGTTGACATCCTAGATGATGGCATTGAAGTGACCTCAGAGTTTGTTGATGCTTCCAATCTAACTGGCAAGGGAAAGACTGTTGATAAGGGTACCCCTGGTGACTCCATTGATACCAAGCCTATGTCCAACTTAGGGAAGAGGAAGAGGTACATGACTGATGAAGATgttgctgtgttcaatgggatgaaAGAGGTTGTATCTGATGTTGTTGCTGCTGTCCGTGAAAGCATCCATGCTGAAGCAGCACCTGGGATCTACAATGCTGTAATCAACTGTCCTGGGTTCTCTAGGGAGGCTCTCATGTATGCCCTAAACCACATGATGGAGCACAAGGCCACCTCCCTGGTGTTCCTGGACATGACTCCTGATGATCGTGACCTATGGCTCAAGACTTTCCTAGCCAAGCACTACCACAACTGA
- the LOC103645622 gene encoding phosphoenolpyruvate/phosphate translocator 3, chloroplastic, which yields MQYAKLLPLTLIHMLGNVFTNMSLGKVVVSFTHTIKAMEPFFSVLLSILFLGETPSLPVLGSLVPIVGGVVLASMTEVSFNWIGFWSAMTSNLMNQSRNVYSKKILADKEDSLDDINLFSIITVMAFLLSAPLMLCVEGIKFSPSYLQNAGVNVKELFVRAALAGTSFYFYQQRAERHHSPQPPLLPSSIDAASATSHTDYLGRASAKKEQLSGQQSSGARSRRTSPPTTSPPPSAHHRKQHQGGESNLLWWLCDIISFGGHRKHHVWCLRA from the exons ATGCAGTATGCAAAGCTCCTGCCTTTGACCTTGATCCACATGCTTGGAAATGTTTTCACCAATATGAGTTTGGGTAAGGTGGTTGTCTCCTTCACCCACACCATcaaggccatggagcccttcttcTCGGTCCTCCTCTCTATCCTATTCCTAGGAGAG ACACCTTCTCTACCAGTGTTGGGTTCTCTTGTCCCTATTGTTGGTGGAGTTGTATTGGCGTCGATGACTGAAGTTTCATTCAACTG GATTGGATTCTGGAGTGCCATGACTTCGAATCTTATGAATCAATCGCGGAACGTTTACAGCAAGAAAATTCTCGCTGATAAAGAG GACAGTTTGGATGACATAAATCTCTTCTCAATAATAACTGTCATGGCATTCTTGTTATCTGCTCCACTGATGCTATGTGTAGAAGGAATCAAGTTTAGCCCATCGTATCTACAGAATGCT GGAGTTAATGTAAAAGAATTATTTGTAAGAGCGGCACTTGCTGGGACATCTTTCTATTTTTACCAACAG AGAGCCGAAAGACATCATAGTCCACAACCTCCCCTCCTCCCTTCCTCCATCGACGCGGCGTCGGCGACTTCGCATACAGACTATCTTGGTCGAGCCTCAGCCAAGAAGGAGCAGTTGAGCGGGCAGCAGTCGAGCGGAGCGAGGAGCCGGAGGACCTCGCCGCCCACAACCTCCCCTCCTCCATCGGCGCACCACCGCAAGCAGCACCAGGGGGGAGAGTCGAACCTTCTCTGGTGGCTCTGTGACATCATCTCCTTCGGCGGCCACCGCAAGCATCATGTATGGTGCCTGCGCGCATAA